A region from the Kribbella shirazensis genome encodes:
- a CDS encoding ROK family transcriptional regulator: protein MSELGTTDPVLRLLRDGQPRTRAELIELSGLARSTVTGRIETLLADGLVVPSGEAASTGGRPPARFRFNPTARLVLAADVGATHLSVALTDLTGAILDRSTTQLPIAEGPEVVLAAVAQAGQALLRTAGRSVEDLAGTGVGLPGPVEHSTGRPNHPPIMPGWDSYDVVGRLSRDLPGAVLVDNDVNIMALGEHATAYPDVEHLLFVKVATGIGAGVISGGRLHRGARGAAGDIGHIQAPGHTELCRCGNIGCLEAIASAAALASKLGVGTSRDVVELVRSGNAEAIAAIRQAGREIGTVLAAAVSLLNPSVIVVGGSLSQAGDSLLAGLRETIYARSLPLATTDLRVVPSRTGRDAALLGAATLVLNHTLS, encoded by the coding sequence ATGAGCGAACTCGGTACGACGGATCCCGTACTGCGGCTGCTCCGCGACGGGCAGCCGCGGACGCGCGCCGAGCTGATCGAGCTCAGCGGGCTGGCGCGATCCACCGTGACCGGACGGATCGAGACGCTGCTCGCGGACGGTCTCGTCGTACCGTCGGGCGAGGCGGCGTCGACCGGCGGGCGGCCGCCGGCGCGATTCCGGTTCAACCCGACGGCACGGCTCGTGCTGGCCGCGGACGTCGGCGCGACGCATCTGTCCGTCGCGCTCACCGACCTCACCGGCGCGATCCTGGATCGCTCGACGACGCAGCTACCGATCGCCGAAGGGCCCGAGGTCGTGCTCGCCGCGGTCGCCCAGGCCGGGCAGGCGTTGCTGCGTACGGCGGGGCGGTCCGTCGAGGATCTGGCCGGGACCGGGGTCGGGCTGCCCGGGCCGGTCGAGCACAGTACCGGGCGGCCGAACCATCCGCCGATCATGCCGGGGTGGGATTCGTACGACGTGGTCGGCCGGCTGAGCCGGGATCTTCCGGGGGCGGTGCTGGTCGACAACGACGTGAACATCATGGCGCTCGGCGAGCACGCGACGGCGTACCCGGACGTCGAGCACCTGTTGTTCGTGAAGGTTGCCACCGGCATCGGCGCCGGGGTGATCAGCGGCGGCCGGCTGCATCGCGGTGCGCGTGGCGCGGCCGGCGACATCGGGCACATCCAGGCTCCGGGTCACACCGAGCTGTGCCGTTGCGGCAACATCGGTTGCCTGGAAGCGATCGCGTCGGCCGCAGCGCTCGCGTCGAAGCTCGGAGTCGGGACCAGCCGGGACGTCGTCGAGCTCGTGCGTTCCGGTAACGCCGAGGCGATCGCGGCGATCCGGCAGGCCGGGCGCGAGATCGGCACGGTCCTCGCCGCGGCTGTCAGTCTGCTGAACCCGTCGGTGATCGTGGTCGGCGGATCGCTGTCCCAGGCCGGAGACAGCCTGCTGGCCGGGCTCCGCGAGACGATCTACGCCCGATCGTTGCCCCTGGCCACCACCGACCTCCGCGTCGTCCCCTCCCGCACCGGCCGCGACGCCGCCCTCCTCGGCGCCGCCACCCTCGTCCTCAACCACACCCTCAGCTAG
- a CDS encoding MFS transporter — protein sequence MTATSVQLQTSPPRAARVATWLYFGLNGFAVGMWVVHIPSIEHATGITHSTLGLLLLVLGGAAFAGMQVAGPLVDKLGQRRLVPAAGILLGIALAGPGLATSWWTLGLALILVGFGNGSIDVGMNAQAVVVERGYPRPIMAAFHAMWSIGGAIAALIGAATLRAGVPTEVTLALSGLVCVVLSLAASRFLLEATVSDGDPDDGTPREKPPAKLVWALGGLAFGLMLAEGVANDWAALHFRDILGTSVSTAAYAYGAFAVAMTVGRFLTDRVAAVVGPAAIVRWGAAMAAVGLTLVIVVPWVPVALVGWAIFGLGLAGGVPQLFTAAGNLDPRSSGALMARVVGLGYVGLLAGPALIGGLAHWMPLNIAFILPVVLCVLTFFGGPVLKSKN from the coding sequence TTGACCGCCACCTCCGTACAGCTTCAGACCTCACCGCCCCGAGCCGCTCGCGTCGCCACCTGGCTGTACTTCGGCCTGAACGGGTTCGCCGTCGGCATGTGGGTCGTGCACATCCCGAGCATCGAGCACGCGACCGGCATCACGCACAGCACGCTCGGCCTGCTCCTGCTGGTCCTCGGCGGCGCCGCCTTCGCCGGCATGCAGGTCGCGGGCCCACTCGTCGACAAACTCGGTCAGCGTCGGCTCGTCCCGGCGGCCGGGATCCTGCTCGGTATCGCGCTGGCCGGGCCCGGCCTGGCCACGAGCTGGTGGACGCTCGGGCTCGCGCTGATCCTCGTCGGTTTCGGCAACGGTTCGATCGACGTCGGGATGAACGCGCAGGCCGTGGTGGTCGAGCGCGGGTACCCGCGGCCGATCATGGCCGCGTTCCATGCGATGTGGTCGATCGGCGGCGCGATCGCCGCGCTCATCGGTGCGGCCACGCTGCGGGCCGGCGTACCGACGGAGGTCACCCTCGCACTGTCCGGCCTGGTGTGCGTCGTACTGTCGCTGGCCGCCAGCCGGTTCTTGCTGGAGGCAACTGTCTCCGACGGCGACCCGGACGACGGGACGCCGCGGGAGAAGCCGCCGGCCAAGCTCGTCTGGGCGCTCGGCGGGCTCGCGTTCGGTCTGATGCTGGCCGAGGGGGTCGCCAACGACTGGGCGGCGCTGCACTTCCGCGACATCCTCGGCACCTCGGTCAGTACGGCGGCCTACGCGTACGGCGCGTTCGCGGTCGCGATGACCGTCGGCCGCTTCCTCACCGACCGGGTCGCGGCCGTGGTCGGTCCGGCGGCGATCGTGCGGTGGGGCGCCGCGATGGCAGCGGTCGGCCTGACGCTGGTGATCGTCGTACCGTGGGTGCCCGTCGCGCTCGTCGGCTGGGCGATCTTCGGCCTCGGCCTCGCCGGCGGCGTACCGCAGCTGTTCACCGCCGCCGGCAACCTCGACCCGCGCTCGTCGGGCGCCCTGATGGCGCGCGTCGTCGGCCTCGGGTACGTCGGCCTGCTCGCGGGACCCGCACTGATCGGCGGGCTGGCGCACTGGATGCCGCTGAACATCGCCTTCATCCTGCCGGTCGTCCTGTGCGTCCTGACCTTCTTCGGCGGCCCGGTCCTCAAGTCGAAGAACTGA
- a CDS encoding TetR/AcrR family transcriptional regulator has product MGLREVKRERTRRLIADKAFELFSDNGFGRTTVEQIAAAAEVGPSTLYRYFPTKEALVLEFVDDCLADAVSWFREQPAMELPDGLRAVIERVLEQLEGNPDRIRAVYDLADQTGSVSAHLNELIWRFRTDLADELVRRLPTDDPRRSEFVAGLSAGIAMNIIETVVQVWVETPDTVDVKSLARQAMRLLHTGGVPLPSAQTPDRPDAQDT; this is encoded by the coding sequence ATGGGACTGCGCGAAGTGAAGCGGGAGCGGACCCGGCGGCTGATCGCGGACAAGGCGTTCGAGCTGTTCAGCGACAACGGGTTCGGGCGGACCACGGTCGAGCAGATCGCGGCCGCGGCCGAGGTCGGCCCGAGCACGCTGTACCGGTACTTCCCGACCAAGGAGGCGCTGGTCCTCGAGTTCGTCGACGACTGCCTGGCGGACGCGGTCAGCTGGTTCCGCGAGCAGCCCGCGATGGAGCTGCCGGACGGCCTGCGGGCCGTGATCGAACGCGTCCTCGAACAGCTCGAGGGCAACCCGGACCGCATCCGCGCGGTGTACGACCTGGCCGACCAGACCGGGTCGGTGAGTGCCCACCTCAACGAGCTGATCTGGCGCTTCCGCACCGATCTCGCCGACGAGCTGGTACGCCGGCTGCCCACGGACGACCCGCGCCGCTCGGAGTTCGTCGCCGGACTGTCCGCGGGGATCGCGATGAACATCATCGAAACGGTCGTCCAAGTCTGGGTCGAGACTCCGGACACCGTTGACGTGAAGTCACTCGCCCGGCAGGCGATGCGCCTGCTGCACACCGGCGGCGTCCCCCTCCCCAGCGCCCAAACGCCTGACCGACCCGACGCACAGGACACCTGA
- a CDS encoding sugar phosphate isomerase/epimerase family protein, which yields MPRPITLFTGQWADLPFEEVCQFASEAGYDGVEIACSGDHFDVRQAVDDDSYVQGRKDILEKYNLKVWAISNHLVGQAVCDDPIDFRHQAIVPSRVWGDGDPEGVRQRAAEDLKNTARAAAKLGVNTVIGFTGSSIWQYVAMFPPVPAERIEAGYKDFADRWNPILDVFDEEGVRFAHEVHPSEIAYDYWTTTLTLEAIGHREAFGLNWDPSHMVWQDIDPVAFLWDFKDRIYHVDCKDTRMRVGGGRNGRLGSHLPWGDPRRGWDFYSTGHGDVQWEDCFRVLNSIGYDGPISVEWEDAGMERKVGAAEAVNVIRALAFDKPEAAFDAAFATDK from the coding sequence ATGCCTCGTCCGATCACCCTGTTCACCGGTCAGTGGGCCGACCTGCCGTTCGAGGAGGTGTGCCAGTTCGCGTCCGAGGCCGGGTACGACGGCGTCGAGATCGCCTGCTCCGGTGACCACTTCGACGTCCGGCAGGCGGTCGACGACGACTCCTACGTGCAGGGCCGCAAGGACATCCTGGAGAAGTACAACCTGAAGGTCTGGGCGATCTCGAACCACCTGGTCGGCCAGGCGGTCTGCGACGACCCGATCGACTTCCGGCACCAGGCGATCGTCCCGTCCCGGGTCTGGGGCGACGGCGACCCCGAAGGCGTCCGGCAGCGCGCCGCCGAGGACCTGAAGAACACCGCGCGGGCGGCCGCGAAGCTCGGCGTGAACACCGTCATCGGCTTCACCGGCTCGTCGATCTGGCAGTACGTCGCGATGTTCCCGCCGGTGCCCGCGGAGCGGATCGAGGCCGGGTACAAGGACTTCGCCGACCGCTGGAACCCGATCCTCGACGTGTTCGACGAGGAGGGCGTGCGGTTCGCGCACGAGGTGCACCCGTCGGAGATCGCCTACGACTACTGGACCACCACGCTGACGCTCGAGGCGATCGGCCACCGCGAGGCGTTCGGCCTGAACTGGGACCCGAGCCACATGGTGTGGCAGGACATCGACCCGGTCGCGTTCCTGTGGGACTTCAAGGACCGGATCTACCACGTGGACTGCAAGGACACCCGGATGCGCGTCGGCGGCGGCCGCAACGGGCGGCTCGGCTCGCACCTGCCGTGGGGCGACCCGCGGCGCGGCTGGGACTTCTACTCCACCGGACACGGTGACGTGCAGTGGGAGGACTGCTTCCGCGTGCTGAACTCGATCGGCTACGACGGCCCGATCTCGGTCGAGTGGGAGGACGCCGGTATGGAGCGCAAGGTCGGCGCGGCGGAGGCGGTCAACGTCATCCGCGCACTCGCCTTCGACAAGCCGGAAGCGGCCTTCGACGCGGCGTTCGCCACTGACAAGTAG
- a CDS encoding GNAT family N-acetyltransferase gives MTDSEVRFRVAGADDAAAVAELHSDSWQRHYRGAYADAFLDDESPEYLGALWAKRLAAREGTVTTLAEYDGRLIGLAHVMLGADPQYGALVDNLHVRAPLKRQGIGSKLLARAAATVQDTGIYLWVLEQNTAAQAFYAARGGIRGERTNVPPPGGEPRRLNGQPACFRYYWPEPATLTASISAYDA, from the coding sequence GTGACGGATTCCGAGGTGCGGTTCCGGGTCGCCGGCGCGGACGACGCGGCGGCCGTGGCCGAGTTGCACAGTGACAGTTGGCAGCGGCACTACCGGGGCGCGTACGCCGACGCGTTCCTCGACGACGAGTCGCCCGAGTACCTCGGCGCGCTGTGGGCCAAGCGACTCGCCGCGCGCGAGGGCACGGTCACGACGCTCGCGGAGTACGACGGCCGGCTGATCGGACTCGCGCACGTGATGCTCGGCGCGGATCCGCAGTACGGCGCCCTGGTCGACAACCTGCACGTCCGCGCGCCGCTCAAGCGGCAAGGGATCGGCAGCAAGCTCCTCGCCCGCGCCGCCGCGACCGTGCAGGACACCGGGATCTACCTGTGGGTCCTCGAACAGAACACGGCCGCGCAGGCGTTCTACGCGGCGCGCGGCGGCATCCGGGGAGAGCGGACGAACGTCCCGCCACCGGGTGGTGAACCGCGCCGCCTCAACGGACAGCCCGCCTGCTTCCGCTACTACTGGCCCGAACCCGCGACCTTGACGGCTTCGATCAGCGCGTACGACGCCTGA
- a CDS encoding trans-sulfuration enzyme family protein, whose amino-acid sequence MTRDLDPSTVVVHAGRPERVPDAPVGESPVFSSTYVAGGDRGYGRFGNDAWTALEETLGQLEGGRGLAFASGMAAAAAIMDLVPVGGRVVAPEHAYSGVLALLDQQTATGRLTVERVNVADTEGVARAVAGADLLWIESPTNPAMEVADIPALAAAGHTAGATVVVDNTFATPLLQQPLRLGADVVMHSATKFIAGHSDVILGAVVTADDELRSAIELRRRSLGAIPGSMDAWLALRGLRTLALRLERAQSNAAFLAERLLQHPKVSRVRYPGLPDDPGHDRAAAQMSGFGAILSVELGGDAAAAQKVCESTELWVHATSLGGVESMLERRRRWPIEVPTIPEDLIRLSVGIEHPDDLWSDLEQALSSST is encoded by the coding sequence ATGACTCGTGACCTCGATCCCTCCACCGTTGTCGTGCACGCCGGGCGGCCGGAGCGGGTTCCCGATGCGCCTGTCGGCGAGTCGCCCGTGTTCAGTTCGACGTACGTCGCCGGTGGCGATCGCGGGTACGGACGGTTCGGGAACGACGCCTGGACCGCGCTCGAGGAGACACTCGGTCAGCTGGAGGGCGGCCGCGGGCTGGCGTTCGCATCCGGTATGGCGGCCGCCGCGGCGATCATGGATCTGGTCCCGGTCGGCGGTCGGGTGGTCGCGCCGGAGCATGCGTACTCCGGCGTCCTCGCACTCCTCGATCAGCAGACCGCGACGGGCCGGCTCACGGTCGAGCGGGTGAACGTCGCGGACACCGAGGGCGTCGCCCGAGCGGTCGCCGGTGCCGACCTGCTCTGGATCGAGTCGCCGACCAACCCGGCCATGGAGGTCGCCGACATCCCGGCCCTGGCCGCGGCCGGTCACACCGCAGGGGCGACCGTTGTCGTCGACAACACGTTCGCGACTCCCCTGCTCCAGCAGCCGCTGCGGCTCGGCGCGGACGTCGTGATGCACTCGGCCACCAAGTTCATCGCCGGTCACTCCGATGTCATCCTCGGTGCGGTCGTCACCGCGGACGACGAGCTCCGTTCCGCGATCGAGCTGCGGCGGCGCAGCCTCGGCGCGATCCCCGGGTCGATGGACGCCTGGCTCGCGCTCCGAGGCCTGCGCACCCTCGCGCTGCGCCTCGAACGCGCGCAGTCCAACGCCGCGTTCCTGGCCGAGCGTCTTCTCCAGCACCCGAAGGTCAGCCGGGTCCGCTATCCCGGGCTGCCGGACGACCCCGGCCACGACCGGGCCGCCGCGCAGATGTCCGGCTTCGGCGCGATCCTGTCCGTGGAACTCGGTGGCGACGCCGCGGCCGCCCAGAAGGTTTGCGAGAGCACCGAGCTGTGGGTGCACGCGACCAGCCTGGGCGGCGTCGAGTCGATGCTGGAACGCCGCCGCCGCTGGCCGATCGAGGTCCCGACCATCCCCGAGGACCTGATCCGCCTCTCGGTCGGCATCGAACACCCCGACGACCTCTGGAGCGACCTGGAGCAGGCCCTCAGTTCTTCGACTTGA
- a CDS encoding MFS transporter, protein MTDTTTLVKRSRYAVAAVFCVHGAVTGSFATRVPWIQEHAGVSAGQLGLALAFPALGAALMMPLAARVSHRFGTRTALRGLLALWTLSLILPSFAPGLLTLCAALLIYGGTAGMADVAMNALGVEVEHRLKKSIMSGLHGLWSGGALLGSAVGTVAAHANLSAQVHHLIAAAVLTVVGAVVCQFVLNIHPEDDEEPPARFALPPKSALLIGAIGFCAVFAEGASLDWSAVYLRDILDSSAGVAAGATTGFALTMTIARLTGDAVVDRFGVVPTVRWSGVIATLGGLLVVLAPHAVLAMVGFGLIGIGIAVVVPLAFAAAGRTGTNASQAIAGVATITYASGLVAPSIIGGIAQASSLTISFVVVTALSAGLAVFARVLATNHRTAPDDVVPR, encoded by the coding sequence GTGACTGATACCACCACCCTCGTCAAGCGGTCGCGGTACGCCGTCGCCGCCGTCTTCTGCGTGCACGGGGCGGTGACCGGATCGTTCGCGACCCGGGTCCCTTGGATCCAGGAGCACGCGGGGGTGTCCGCGGGCCAGCTCGGGCTGGCGCTCGCGTTCCCGGCGCTCGGGGCGGCGCTGATGATGCCGCTCGCCGCCCGGGTCAGTCACCGGTTCGGCACCCGGACCGCGCTGCGCGGACTGCTCGCGCTCTGGACGCTGTCGCTGATCCTGCCGTCGTTCGCGCCCGGTCTGCTGACCCTGTGCGCGGCCCTGCTGATCTACGGCGGCACGGCGGGAATGGCCGACGTGGCGATGAACGCGCTCGGCGTCGAGGTCGAGCACCGGCTGAAGAAGTCGATCATGTCCGGGCTGCACGGTCTGTGGAGCGGCGGCGCGCTGCTCGGTTCGGCGGTCGGGACGGTCGCCGCGCACGCGAATCTCAGTGCGCAGGTCCATCACCTGATCGCGGCCGCCGTACTGACGGTGGTCGGCGCCGTGGTGTGTCAGTTCGTGCTGAACATCCATCCCGAGGACGACGAGGAGCCGCCGGCGCGGTTCGCGTTGCCGCCGAAGTCGGCGTTGCTGATCGGTGCGATCGGGTTCTGTGCGGTGTTCGCCGAGGGCGCGAGCCTCGACTGGTCGGCCGTGTACCTGCGCGACATCCTGGACAGCTCGGCGGGGGTCGCGGCCGGCGCGACGACCGGTTTCGCCCTGACGATGACGATCGCCCGGCTCACCGGCGACGCGGTGGTCGACCGGTTCGGCGTGGTGCCGACGGTGCGGTGGAGCGGCGTGATCGCGACACTCGGCGGTCTGCTGGTGGTGCTGGCTCCGCACGCGGTCCTCGCGATGGTCGGCTTCGGCCTGATCGGGATCGGGATCGCGGTCGTCGTACCGCTGGCCTTCGCCGCCGCCGGCCGGACCGGAACGAACGCGAGCCAGGCGATCGCCGGTGTCGCGACGATCACCTACGCCTCCGGCCTGGTGGCGCCGTCGATCATCGGCGGTATCGCCCAGGCCAGCAGCCTGACCATCTCGTTCGTCGTCGTCACCGCACTGTCCGCCGGGCTGGCCGTGTTCGCGCGAGTCCTGGCAACCAACCACCGGACAGCGCCGGACGACGTCGTCCCGCGGTGA
- a CDS encoding FCD domain-containing protein gives MSLSGPVRQQPLVLQVSEQFRAQIESGAWPRGSRIPGENQLASELGVSRGTVREALRSLSLTGLLEPRVGDGTYVRATNEISGVLVRDELSASLAHVLDARAGIEAAAARLAARHPDPESLTALSDALEARAAALASGDLDAFVAVDTDFHRGVVVASGNPLLLRLYDALAEVLAESIHQTATIPEDHRILDAHVDVLEAIRAGDPEAASQASYALIEAVKVAGSGQ, from the coding sequence GTGTCTCTCAGTGGACCGGTGCGGCAGCAGCCGCTCGTGCTGCAGGTGTCGGAGCAGTTCCGCGCGCAGATCGAGTCCGGGGCGTGGCCGCGCGGCTCACGGATCCCGGGTGAGAACCAGCTCGCGAGCGAGTTGGGCGTCAGCCGCGGCACGGTAAGGGAGGCGCTGCGCTCGCTGAGCCTGACAGGCCTGTTGGAGCCGCGCGTCGGCGACGGCACCTACGTCCGCGCGACGAACGAGATCAGCGGCGTCCTGGTCCGCGACGAGCTGTCGGCGTCACTGGCGCACGTCCTCGACGCCCGCGCCGGTATCGAGGCAGCTGCCGCCCGGCTGGCCGCCCGGCACCCGGATCCGGAGAGCCTGACCGCGTTGTCGGACGCGTTGGAGGCGCGAGCCGCAGCGCTCGCCTCGGGTGACCTCGACGCGTTCGTCGCCGTCGACACCGACTTCCATCGCGGCGTCGTCGTCGCGAGCGGGAACCCGCTGCTGCTCCGGTTGTACGACGCGCTCGCCGAGGTCCTGGCCGAGTCGATCCACCAGACCGCGACGATCCCCGAGGACCACCGGATCCTCGACGCGCACGTCGACGTACTGGAGGCGATCCGGGCCGGTGATCCCGAGGCGGCGAGTCAGGCGTCGTACGCGCTGATCGAAGCCGTCAAGGTCGCGGGTTCGGGCCAGTAG
- a CDS encoding MFS transporter, with translation MTEPKALARSSLITATAFVVALSLRPALTAVGPVLPRLGLDLHLGEAAQGLLGTLPLLAFAVASPLVHLASRRIGMERTVFVSLLVLAVSSALRPYTGQAGLWIGTAVVGAAIAVGNVLVPVIIKRDYAAHVSRATGIYTAFITGGAAMASILAVPIADAVDWRLSLAVWGGLAVVVAVIWLPRTLSPEPMPPTTTTDGVPPVSVWRQPMAWLVTGFMGLQSTSFYLFVNWLPTIEISTGGISERATGVHLFVFQVFGLIGGLSIPLLLKHPTNQRAGLMTASVPILLALLGLLLAPQLAIVWAVVGGLGQGAGLVAALSLISLRGRGHHETTQLSGMAQAVGYTLAAAGPVVAGYLTQVTGGWSTTLGVFATLAAVQVVIGFAAGRDTRPA, from the coding sequence GTGACCGAACCAAAGGCTCTGGCGAGGTCGTCGCTGATCACCGCGACCGCCTTCGTGGTCGCGCTGAGCCTGCGGCCGGCGCTGACGGCGGTCGGTCCGGTGCTGCCGCGGCTCGGGCTCGACCTGCACCTCGGTGAGGCCGCGCAGGGCCTGCTGGGCACGCTGCCGCTGCTCGCGTTCGCGGTCGCCTCTCCCCTGGTCCACCTCGCGTCCCGGCGGATCGGGATGGAGCGCACGGTGTTCGTCTCGCTCCTGGTCCTGGCAGTGAGCAGCGCGCTCCGCCCGTACACGGGCCAGGCCGGGCTCTGGATCGGCACGGCCGTGGTCGGCGCCGCGATCGCGGTCGGCAACGTCCTCGTGCCGGTCATCATCAAACGGGACTACGCCGCGCACGTCTCCCGCGCGACCGGCATCTACACGGCGTTCATCACCGGAGGCGCCGCGATGGCCTCGATCCTCGCGGTCCCGATCGCGGACGCGGTCGACTGGCGGCTGTCGCTGGCGGTCTGGGGCGGCCTCGCCGTAGTGGTCGCCGTGATCTGGCTCCCGCGGACGCTCTCACCCGAGCCGATGCCGCCGACGACCACGACGGACGGCGTACCTCCGGTGAGTGTGTGGCGGCAGCCGATGGCGTGGCTGGTGACCGGCTTCATGGGCCTGCAGTCCACCAGCTTCTACCTGTTCGTGAACTGGCTGCCCACCATCGAGATCTCCACCGGCGGCATCTCGGAGCGCGCGACCGGCGTACACCTGTTCGTCTTCCAGGTGTTCGGCCTGATCGGCGGGCTGAGCATTCCGCTGCTGCTGAAGCATCCGACCAATCAGCGCGCCGGGCTGATGACGGCGAGTGTGCCGATCCTGCTCGCGCTGCTCGGTCTGCTGCTGGCGCCGCAGCTGGCGATCGTCTGGGCCGTCGTCGGCGGACTAGGACAGGGCGCCGGGCTGGTCGCCGCGTTGTCGCTAATCAGTCTCCGCGGCCGCGGCCATCACGAGACGACCCAGCTGTCCGGGATGGCCCAGGCGGTCGGTTACACGCTCGCCGCGGCCGGTCCGGTCGTCGCGGGCTACCTGACCCAGGTCACCGGCGGCTGGAGTACGACGCTGGGCGTCTTCGCGACGCTGGCCGCCGTACAGGTGGTCATCGGCTTCGCGGCCGGCCGGGACACCCGGCCGGCCTGA
- a CDS encoding Gfo/Idh/MocA family oxidoreductase, whose protein sequence is MSTSARRLRVGIVGGGFMGQVHGRAALVSGATVVGAVGSSPERAEAAAHATGAERGFADLDELLAADIDVVHVCTPNNTHRDVTLKAFEAGKHVVCEKPLATSVQDATGLQAAASEAGLVGAVPFVYRYHPMVRELRTRIAAGDAGLITSLHGSYLQDWLAGEDDQNWRVDDTTGGPSRTFADIGSHWCDLTEFVTGDRIAAISAQLRTVRAQRGGVDVRTEDLATAQFRTEAGVVGTIVVSQVAAGRKNRLYLEVSGTESSFGFDQEDPDRLWVGHRDASQLLTRDPETLSPPAARVNRLPAGHAQGYQDAFDSFVADSYAAVRGDLPDGLPDFAAGARSARVVDAVLRSAADDSAWTTVDNS, encoded by the coding sequence GTGTCCACCAGTGCGCGAAGGCTCAGGGTCGGGATCGTCGGCGGCGGCTTCATGGGACAGGTCCATGGCCGGGCCGCCCTGGTGTCCGGAGCAACAGTGGTCGGAGCCGTCGGCTCGTCTCCCGAGCGCGCGGAGGCCGCGGCGCACGCGACCGGCGCCGAGCGCGGGTTCGCCGACCTGGACGAGCTGCTGGCCGCCGACATCGACGTGGTCCACGTCTGTACGCCGAACAACACGCATCGGGACGTGACGCTCAAGGCCTTCGAGGCCGGCAAGCACGTCGTCTGCGAGAAGCCGCTGGCGACGTCGGTGCAGGACGCGACCGGCCTCCAGGCTGCGGCGTCCGAGGCAGGTCTGGTCGGCGCCGTGCCGTTCGTGTACCGCTACCACCCGATGGTTCGCGAGCTGCGCACCCGGATCGCCGCGGGCGACGCCGGTCTGATCACCAGCCTGCACGGTTCGTACCTGCAGGACTGGCTCGCCGGCGAGGACGACCAGAACTGGCGGGTCGACGACACCACCGGCGGACCGTCGCGGACGTTCGCCGACATCGGGTCGCACTGGTGCGATCTGACCGAGTTCGTGACCGGCGACCGGATCGCCGCGATCAGCGCCCAGTTGCGCACCGTCCGGGCGCAGCGCGGCGGCGTCGACGTCCGCACCGAGGACCTGGCGACCGCGCAGTTCCGGACCGAGGCCGGTGTGGTCGGGACGATCGTGGTCAGCCAGGTCGCGGCGGGCCGGAAGAACCGGCTGTACCTCGAGGTGTCCGGCACCGAGTCGAGCTTCGGCTTCGACCAGGAGGATCCGGACCGGCTGTGGGTCGGCCACCGCGACGCTTCACAGCTCCTGACCCGCGACCCCGAGACGCTGAGCCCGCCCGCGGCGCGGGTGAACCGGCTGCCGGCCGGGCACGCGCAGGGGTACCAGGACGCGTTCGACTCGTTCGTCGCCGACAGCTATGCCGCCGTACGGGGAGATCTCCCGGACGGCCTGCCCGATTTCGCCGCCGGAGCGCGGTCCGCTCGTGTGGTCGACGCCGTACTGCGCTCCGCCGCGGATGACAGCGCCTGGACCACAGTCGACAACTCGTAG
- a CDS encoding DeoR/GlpR family DNA-binding transcription regulator, whose protein sequence is MRSAERHQVIVERLRVVDRVTVQELVEATEASDMTVRRDLDFLAAQGVLKRVHGGAVSAMPSGLEPPHSLRAQAAVAAKQAIARAAVKHLHDGETIVLDSGTTALETAKLLHDRTMTVMPLSLHVAHELADAPRIRLLMPGGEARKGELSLVGPLTVASLRALRFDAAVLSPCAFSLEAGMTAFDLGDAEVKQEALKVASRSIVLADGAKWDRAALAYVCAADRPDLIITDDSAPEDQRTLLTQRGTLVEVAS, encoded by the coding sequence ATGAGAAGTGCGGAACGGCACCAAGTGATCGTAGAACGCCTAAGAGTCGTCGACCGAGTCACGGTCCAGGAACTGGTCGAGGCGACCGAGGCGTCGGACATGACGGTCCGCCGCGATCTGGACTTCCTGGCGGCGCAGGGCGTGCTGAAGCGCGTCCACGGCGGTGCGGTGTCCGCGATGCCGTCCGGCCTCGAGCCGCCGCACTCGCTCCGTGCCCAGGCCGCCGTCGCCGCCAAGCAGGCGATCGCCCGCGCCGCGGTCAAGCACCTCCACGACGGCGAGACGATCGTGCTCGACAGCGGTACGACGGCCCTGGAGACCGCGAAACTCCTGCACGACCGCACGATGACTGTCATGCCGCTGTCGCTGCACGTCGCGCACGAGCTCGCGGACGCGCCGCGGATCCGGCTGCTGATGCCTGGCGGTGAGGCGCGCAAGGGCGAGCTCTCGCTGGTCGGCCCGCTGACCGTCGCCTCGCTGCGGGCGCTGCGGTTCGACGCCGCCGTACTGAGCCCGTGCGCGTTCAGCCTCGAGGCGGGGATGACCGCGTTCGACCTGGGCGACGCCGAGGTCAAGCAGGAAGCGCTCAAGGTCGCGAGCCGGTCGATCGTGCTCGCCGACGGCGCCAAGTGGGACCGCGCCGCTCTCGCCTACGTCTGCGCGGCGGACCGCCCCGACCTGATCATCACCGACGACTCCGCACCCGAGGACCAACGAACCTTGCTCACCCAGCGCGGCACGCTCGTCGAGGTGGCGTCTTGA